The genomic segment TGCAGATCGGCGCCGGGAAGGCGCTGCTCGTGGTCGGCGTGCTGGCGCTGGTGCACGCCGGGCTCGGGGTGCTGGCGCTGCGGCACGGGGAGAAGGTGCCCGCCGAGGTGCGGGTCGGGCTGGGCCTGTTCGCGCTGCTGCCGCTGCCGGTCACCGGGCACGCGTCGAACTGGGACTACCACGACTACACGATGATCTCGATGGAGCTGCACGTGATGAGCGCCGTCGCCTGGACCGGCGGCCTCGGCGCGATGACGGTGCTATTGATCGGGAACCGGACCCTGCTCGCGCACGCGCTGCCGCGGTTCTCGAAGCTGGCCACCTTCTGCCTGCTCCTCTCGGCGGCGACCGGCCTGTTCAACGGCATCGTCGAGATCAACCTGAACCCGACGATGGACCTGCTCACCGGCCTGTTCACCACGCCGTACGGGCAACTGGTGGTGCTGAAACTGGTGTGCACCGGCGTCATCGCCGCGCTCGGCGCCCACGTCCGCTGGCGGCTGATGCCGAAGATCATGCGCCACGAACGCACCGCCCTGGCCCTGTGGGCAACGCTGGAACTCACGGTGATGGGCCTGGCCTTCGGCTTCGCGGTGGTCCTGACCCGAGCCCCAGTCGCCTGACCAACTGCCGAGCCCCGGCAACCCACCCGAATACAACCCCCGCCACTCCCAGGGGGGCGTCCCCAAGTCCAGCGTAGTCCAGACCCCCGTCGGCGAGGGTCCGCGCGCTGGAGTTGTCCACATGTGCGTGGTGCCTGTGGATCGAGGGGCGGCGTTCGGCCCAGTTGCGTTAGGCTGAAAGGTTGCTTCCTGGCGACTGTATTGCCCGGGGTGGAACCGAGCCGCCAAGCTCTGACGTCAGCACGCGTGTGCACAGCGGAGGAGCAGGTGTGACGACCGGCCAGGCCCCGATCACGACCGCGCCGGCGCCACGGCGATCGCCCGAGGCGGAACCGGCGGTACCCAGGGAACTGGAGCAGCCACCGGCCCACTTCACCAACCGCGCCGAACAGCTCGCGGTGCTCGACCGGTTGCTCGACGAGCCGGGTGACCGGCCGGTGGTCCAGGTGCTCTGCGGGCTCGGCGGCATCGGCAAGTCGGCGCTGGCGCGCCAGTGGGTGCACCGCGTGCGCGACCGCTTCCCGCGCGGCCAGCTCTACGCCGATCTCGGCGCCTTCAACGCCACCGGACCCACCGATACGGGTGAATTGCTCAAGCGCTTCCTCGTCGCGTTCGGCATCGACGCCAAGAAGCAGCCAGCCGGGCTCGACGACCTCAAGGCGATGTACCGCACCGAGACCGCCGGCCGCCCGCTGCTGGTGGTGCTCGACGACGCCGTCTCCTCCGACCAGGTCGCCCCGCTCGTCCCCTCCGCGCCCGGCAGCATCGTGCTCGTGACCAGCCGTTTCCGCCTCGGCGGGTTGCGGGCCAGCCATGGTGCGCGGCGCCTCGAACTGACCAAGTTCAACCACGGCCACGGCATCCAGCTGCTCTCCGCGATCGTCGACGACGAACGCACCGACGAGGCCGATCCGCACCTCAAGAAGATGGTCAGCTTTTGCGACGGGCTGCCCATCGCCCTGCACGTCCTCGGCGTGAAACTTGCCAACCAGCCCCACCTCTCCTCTGCACGAGCCGTCGCCCAGCTGGAACGATTGCGGCTGGCGGCTTTGGCGGACCACAAGGAGAACCTTTCGGTGACCAGCACGTTCGACCTCTCGTACCAGGACCTGTCCCCGGACGCGGCGCAGCTCTACCGCGCGCTCGGCCTGCACCCCGGGCCCGAATTCGGCCTCGGCGCGGCGACCGGCGCCGCCGGGCGGTCGGTGGACGACACCGAGGAGCTGCTCGGCGAGCTCGTGCAGTCCGGGCTGCTCGAAGCGCAGAAGGACCGGTTCGGCTTCCACGACCTGGTGCGCCTGCACGCCGAGGACAAGGCCGCGGCGGATCCCGAGGAGGCCGAGGCCGCGCGCCGACGCATCCTCGAGTGGTACCTGCGTGCCGCTCGTCGCACCGAGGACACGCTGACCGTCCCCGACCAGGACCGCATCCCCTACGAGTTCGGCGACCGCGGCCCCGACCCCGAGTCGCTGCCCGGCAACGACGACGCGCTGCCCTGGCTCGAGCGCGAGCGCCCCAACCTGATCGCCGCCATCCAGGCCGCCCAGGCCCAGGAGCTGCCCGAACTCGCCTGGCAGCTCGCCGCCGCGATGTGGCCGCTGTTCCTGCTCCGCAAGCACTACCGCGACTTCCTCACGGTCAGCCAGCTGGGCGTGACCTGCGCCGAGCAGTGGGGCAACCCCTCGGCGAAGGCGCTGATGCTCAACCGGTCGGGTGCCGCCTGCCGTGGCGCCGGGCGGTTCGACGAGGCGGTCGAGTACTACACGGCGGCCAAGCAGGCGCTGGCCGACGGCGGTGACCAGGCGATCGCGATCCGGTCCGTCGAAGGACTGGGCCTGGTCGCGCTCGCCCAGGACCGCGTCGAGGACGCGCTGACCCACTTCGAAGAGGAGCTGACCTACGCCCGCCGCCTCGAACGCGCCCACGACGTGAACCTCGCGCTGGTCAACCTCGGCGCCACGCTGGTCAGGGCCGGGCGGGCGGCGGAGGCCGTCGACCGGCTCGAGCAGGCCAAGTCGCTGCTCGACGCGCAGGGTGACGAGTACAACCGCGCACGGGCCCAGATCGACCTCGGGCGGGCGCTCGCGCACGACGAACGGTTCGAGGAAGCGCGCACCCAGCTCGACGCGGCCTTCGCCACGATGGAATCGGCCGGATCCGCCTTCGAACAAGCGCGGGCGATCCACGCGCTCGGCGATGTCGCGAAGCTCTCCGGGGATATCGCGGAGGCCAAGTCGCGTTACGAAGCGGCGCTGCCCATTTACACAGAGCTCAACCGTCCCGAGGCGAAACCGCTCGCGGAAGAGCTCCGCTCACTCGCCTGAGCAGGCAGGACGATCTTTGACCGGGTTTCCGGTGGCCGTGAGTAATCAGTGCACGTTCATTCTGCGTAACCAATCTTCTTCCGTGGAGTGATCAGTCGGACCGAATTCACTACCCGCAGCCCACTGTTCGTACAGAAACGACGAACGGTCATTCCCCGTCGCTGAATGTCCGCGATTTTTGACCGCTGTTCAGCGGTACCGACTCCATCGGGTGCCGGTCCGGCCGGCACGCAGGTCGGCCAAGCGCATGCGCAGCTGCCCGCGGACGTACGGGTGGCTGCGCAGGATGGGCAGCACGCTGGTGGTCAGCTTGAGTTCGCGGGCCGCTCGCAGCGCCGGGAAGCCGGACCAGCGGGTGACGTCGAAGCCGTAGCCGTCCACCAGCTCGCGGTAGCGCCCGGCCGGGTCACCGAACCGCTCACGGCCGACGGCCAGCGGGATCAGGTCCCATTCCGGCGGACCGGCGCAGGACGAGTCGAAGTCGCAGAGCACCGGCCCGTCCGGCCCGGCGATCACGTTGCCCGGGTGCGCGTCGCCGTGGACCAGCGCGGTCGGCAGCACGAACTCGACCCCGGCCAGCTGTTCTTCGACCTCGGCGCACCGGTCCAGCAGGAAGCGCCGGTCACCGGCCGACAGCTCCTCGGCGTCGGCGACGCGGGCGCGGACGTCGTCCAGCGGCGCCCACCC from the Amycolatopsis magusensis genome contains:
- a CDS encoding copper resistance D family protein, whose translation is MTQAETTSPVRYSTLVCVVTAALVGALIGVALSATAPIPGVTEVSEVVSVAIPIVRVLLDIAAVATIGLSLLSVLVGYDRPKLTEPILRLARPAAVASALVWSATAFVALVLQTAEFRPGAETIGAGDVWDYIVQIGAGKALLVVGVLALVHAGLGVLALRHGEKVPAEVRVGLGLFALLPLPVTGHASNWDYHDYTMISMELHVMSAVAWTGGLGAMTVLLIGNRTLLAHALPRFSKLATFCLLLSAATGLFNGIVEINLNPTMDLLTGLFTTPYGQLVVLKLVCTGVIAALGAHVRWRLMPKIMRHERTALALWATLELTVMGLAFGFAVVLTRAPVA
- a CDS encoding ATP-binding protein; amino-acid sequence: MTTGQAPITTAPAPRRSPEAEPAVPRELEQPPAHFTNRAEQLAVLDRLLDEPGDRPVVQVLCGLGGIGKSALARQWVHRVRDRFPRGQLYADLGAFNATGPTDTGELLKRFLVAFGIDAKKQPAGLDDLKAMYRTETAGRPLLVVLDDAVSSDQVAPLVPSAPGSIVLVTSRFRLGGLRASHGARRLELTKFNHGHGIQLLSAIVDDERTDEADPHLKKMVSFCDGLPIALHVLGVKLANQPHLSSARAVAQLERLRLAALADHKENLSVTSTFDLSYQDLSPDAAQLYRALGLHPGPEFGLGAATGAAGRSVDDTEELLGELVQSGLLEAQKDRFGFHDLVRLHAEDKAAADPEEAEAARRRILEWYLRAARRTEDTLTVPDQDRIPYEFGDRGPDPESLPGNDDALPWLERERPNLIAAIQAAQAQELPELAWQLAAAMWPLFLLRKHYRDFLTVSQLGVTCAEQWGNPSAKALMLNRSGAACRGAGRFDEAVEYYTAAKQALADGGDQAIAIRSVEGLGLVALAQDRVEDALTHFEEELTYARRLERAHDVNLALVNLGATLVRAGRAAEAVDRLEQAKSLLDAQGDEYNRARAQIDLGRALAHDERFEEARTQLDAAFATMESAGSAFEQARAIHALGDVAKLSGDIAEAKSRYEAALPIYTELNRPEAKPLAEELRSLA
- a CDS encoding phosphotransferase enzyme family protein; the protein is MDGRFTREKLDGALAQACALLGVEARGAKLLRFTNNAVYSLAGAPIVVRIVGSRALRHRAYKVVEVARYFARHGVPAIRLFGDLPQPLELGEHLVTVWERVPGQAGHGTAADLAALLRQVHRLDPPDGVGGWAPLDDVRARVADAEELSAGDRRFLLDRCAEVEEQLAGVEFVLPTALVHGDAHPGNVIAGPDGPVLCDFDSSCAGPPEWDLIPLAVGRERFGDPAGRYRELVDGYGFDVTRWSGFPALRAARELKLTTSVLPILRSHPYVRGQLRMRLADLRAGRTGTRWSRYR